The nucleotide sequence CTCGCAGCTGTGGACGTTGACGGCCACGATGCGCCGTCACTCCGTCGTGCGTACGAGGCGGTCGTCACGGACGCCGTCGAAACGGTCGGGGAACACGCCGTCGTCGAAGGGACTGCGCTCGACGGCGACACTGTCAGCGCACTCGCCGACGAGGACGCCGAATCGCCGACGCTCACTCTCGCGGAAGCGGCCGCTATCGTGGCTCTCTCCACGGACCGTGACGCCGACGCCATCGCCGCCGAGGCGCGCGATCGGCTGTTGCTCGAACTGTCGAGCGCCGTTCTCGATGTGGACGCGCTCGCCCAGGGGC is from Halorhabdus sp. BNX81 and encodes:
- a CDS encoding DUF5791 family protein, producing the protein MLAAVDVDGHDAPSLRRAYEAVVTDAVETVGEHAVVEGTALDGDTVSALADEDAESPTLTLAEAAAIVALSTDRDADAIAAEARDRLLLELSSAVLDVDALAQGLDGDATPKELQAKMEGRHPMNLAEYAEIRVFVAGER